From Streptomyces sp. TLI_053, a single genomic window includes:
- a CDS encoding nitroreductase family protein encodes MTNRTLNRTTDRTANRTTDRSGNRTTDHTVSDTTGRATDRTANGTMSVPEAIRTRRTVRHYRPDPVSPELLDTLLDLAVEAPTSWNLQDRSIVVVSGEEGRAGLARATGGQPQPSEAPVVLVFVAEPQAWREDRSDVYRQARQNGAWSEEFVEMFSAAAQEFQEGLEQRGLLREYAVKDAVIAASFVMLAATGMGLATSPMNGWDEEEVKKVIGIEHREDLAIALLVAVGHPAGTRFHPGRRPRRRVVFEETWGAHGG; translated from the coding sequence ATGACGAACCGCACCCTGAACCGGACGACCGACCGCACCGCGAACCGCACGACCGACCGCAGCGGGAACCGCACGACCGACCACACCGTCAGCGACACCACCGGCCGCGCGACGGACCGCACGGCGAACGGCACGATGTCCGTCCCCGAAGCGATCCGCACCCGCCGCACCGTCCGCCACTACCGGCCCGACCCGGTCTCCCCGGAGCTGCTCGACACCCTGCTCGACCTGGCCGTGGAAGCTCCCACCAGCTGGAACCTCCAGGACCGTTCGATCGTGGTGGTGTCGGGCGAGGAGGGCCGGGCCGGGCTGGCCCGGGCCACGGGGGGCCAGCCCCAGCCGAGCGAGGCTCCGGTGGTGCTGGTCTTCGTCGCCGAACCGCAGGCATGGCGGGAGGACCGCAGCGACGTCTACCGGCAGGCGCGGCAGAACGGCGCGTGGAGCGAGGAGTTCGTCGAGATGTTCTCCGCCGCCGCGCAGGAGTTCCAGGAGGGCCTGGAGCAGCGCGGCCTGCTCCGCGAGTACGCGGTGAAGGACGCGGTCATCGCCGCCTCCTTCGTGATGCTCGCGGCCACCGGGATGGGGCTGGCGACCTCGCCGATGAACGGCTGGGACGAGGAGGAGGTGAAGAAGGTGATCGGGATCGAGCACCGCGAGGACCTCGCGATCGCCCTGCTGGTCGCGGTCGGCCACCCCGCCGGCACCCGGTTCCACCCGGGCCGCCGCCCCCGCCGGCGCGTCGTCTTCGAGGAGACCTGGGGTGCCCACGGCGGCTGA